Genomic DNA from Desulfurivibrio alkaliphilus AHT 2:
CATGGTCGGCGTAGGCGGCCACACCCTTGATGCCGAAGAGCAGGATGTGCTTGAGCGACTGGATGTCGGCATTGTCGTCGGAGGCGTTTTTCAGGTCTACCTCTTCGCCCTGCTTGACCAGGCCGTTAAGGTCGGCGGCGGGCTGGAAGGTGAAAGCGGCCTCGCTGAAGTCGGTCTTGCCGCCGGCGGCCTTGACCTTCTGGGCCAGGGAGTCGCGCAGGGCCACGGTGCGCTTGATCAGGGCGACGAAACGCTCGGGGTCGAAATCAACGTTGGTCAGGGTGGAGAAAACCGCCTCGCAGGTGAAGAGGTTGGCTTCTTCATCCGTCACGCCCGCCTTGCGACCTTCCACCGCCACCAGGGCCAGGCCCTGCAAGGCGTAAATCAGCAGATCCTGCAGCGCCGCCACTTCCGGCTTCTTGCCGCATACCCCCATGGTCTTGCATCCTTCACCTTTAGCCGTCTGTTCACACTGGTAACAAAACATAGTCCATCCTCCGTTCTGAATTGGGATAATAAAGCTGGTCGGCAGCCCCGATGACGCCGACCGGTTTTTATCTTCGTGTTGAAAGGCATGGTAACGGATGGAATCTTTTGCCACCTTGACCTGGGTCAAGAGGATTTGTTTTTTTTAATAAAGGATTTTGTCCGGCATTTCCTGCCATTCTTTGAACAGGGGCAGGGCCTTGTCCCGTAGCAGTTGCCGGGTGGGGATACTGCGCTTAGCCGGGGGGCGGGTCAGTTCTTCATAAATGTGCAGATCGGCGAAGCCGATGGCGGCGGCATCATGGCGGTCGGCGGCGTAGTAGATCTGTTCGATGCCGGCCCAGTAGGCCGCGGCCAGGCACATGGGGCAGGGTTCGCAGTTGACGTACAGGGTGCAGCCGGCCAGGCTGAAGTCACCGACTTGGGCGCAGGCGGCCCGGATGGCCTCCACTTCGGCGTGGGCGGTGGGGTCATTGGCGGAGGTGACTCGGTTCCAGCCCCGGCCGATGATTTCGTGGTCCCGCACCACCAGGGCGGCGAAAGGGCCGCCATCGCCCCGGCGCATGGTTTCTCCGGCCAGGGCGATAGTTGCCGCGATGAACTTTTCGTGTTCCACTTGCTGTTCCCGGTTTGCAATGGTTGGTTTTTTCGTTGGTTGTAAAGCGACAAGCGGCAAAAAAACGGGCAAGTTGCCGGAAAGATGATATCTTGAACCGCTTGCGGTCAATGCTATCATACTTCTGTGGATAAATGACAATGGATTTTTCGATGGCTATTTACATTGTGCTGCTGCTGGGCGCCTACCTGCTGGGCTCGGTGCCCTTTGGCCTGTTGTTGGGGAAAATGGCGGGGATAGACGTCAGGCGTGGGGGCAGCGGCAATATCGGGGCCACCAATGTGGGGCGGCTACTGGGTAAAAAACTGGGGGTGGCGACTTTGCTGGCCGACCTGCTCAAAGGGGTGCTGCCCATGCTGCTGGCTTCCTGGTGGCTGGCCGGCGATGAGCAGCGCTCGCTGGTGGTGGGGCTGTGCGGCGCGGCGGCCTTTCTGGGGCATCTTTTTCCCATCTACCTGGGTTTTAAGGGTGGGAAAGGGGTGGCCACCGCCCTGGGGGTTTTTTTGTACCTGACCCCGCTGGCGGCCCTGGGGTCCATGGTGGTTTTTGTGCTGGTGCTGCTTAACTGGGGCTATGTCTCCCTGGCCTCGCTGAGCGCCGCCCTGCTGATGCCGGGCCTGGTCTGGCTGCTTTACAGTGCGCCGGCGGCTTTGGAGCCGGGGGTGGGGGAACTGCTGGGCCCGGCCTGGGTTGAAATTTGGCTGGAAACCTTGCTGGCCCTGCTGTTTGCCCTGTTGATCTGGTTTAAACACCGGGACAACATCGGGCGCTTGTGGCGCGGTGAGGAAAAGAGTTGGCGCAATCATCAAAAATGAACGGCAAACATGATCGGCGGCGGGCTGATTGGGTGAACCTTTGGCATGGTCAAGATGGGGTGTGCCACGGCACTTCCTTGTGCCGTATAGCCGTTTAATGGCAGCCTTGCCCGGCGGGAACCCTCTTTCCTGGGTAATGCTTCAGTTCTCTTCCGGCTCAAATACCGGCCAGGCGGCGTCGAACTTGTTGGGATCCAGCAGGATCTGTTTGGCCAACTGGGAAACCGGGTTCAGCACCACCGGTCCCAGCAGGTTGGCGGTCATTTGCTCAGGCTTGCCCTGGGGGATGGCCAGGATCAGCAGCAGCTCAAGCTTGCTGTTCTCGGGGTCACCCAGTTCCCGCAAGGCGGCGGTGGGTAAATCCGGCTGGTACTGGGGCACCAGGCGGCTGGCCTGGATCACCACAAAGGCCAGCTCGGGGTTGTCCAGTGACTGCAGCCACATGAAGGGTGATTTGCTGCTGTGCTGGCGCAGTACGAAACGGCGTGATTCGGGAAAGCCGGGAAAAGCGCTGGTCACGGTGATGA
This window encodes:
- a CDS encoding nucleoside deaminase, producing the protein MEHEKFIAATIALAGETMRRGDGGPFAALVVRDHEIIGRGWNRVTSANDPTAHAEVEAIRAACAQVGDFSLAGCTLYVNCEPCPMCLAAAYWAGIEQIYYAADRHDAAAIGFADLHIYEELTRPPAKRSIPTRQLLRDKALPLFKEWQEMPDKILY
- the plsY gene encoding glycerol-3-phosphate 1-O-acyltransferase PlsY encodes the protein MAIYIVLLLGAYLLGSVPFGLLLGKMAGIDVRRGGSGNIGATNVGRLLGKKLGVATLLADLLKGVLPMLLASWWLAGDEQRSLVVGLCGAAAFLGHLFPIYLGFKGGKGVATALGVFLYLTPLAALGSMVVFVLVLLNWGYVSLASLSAALLMPGLVWLLYSAPAALEPGVGELLGPAWVEIWLETLLALLFALLIWFKHRDNIGRLWRGEEKSWRNHQK
- the fliW gene encoding flagellar assembly protein FliW, coding for MAQAAMKIEEGTPTITLQTSRFGRISVDPEKIITVTSAFPGFPESRRFVLRQHSSKSPFMWLQSLDNPELAFVVIQASRLVPQYQPDLPTAALRELGDPENSKLELLLILAIPQGKPEQMTANLLGPVVLNPVSQLAKQILLDPNKFDAAWPVFEPEEN